Sequence from the Elephas maximus indicus isolate mEleMax1 chromosome 13, mEleMax1 primary haplotype, whole genome shotgun sequence genome:
ATGTAAATTACAGATTGAAGCCCATAAATCAACTATCAATAGTTCCACAAGTCAGAAGGGATGAAGGTTCAGCACATGTAATTACTGAACAGAGCCGTTCCTGATTTTTGGTCATCAGGCAGTGTTCTATTAACCAGGCTCATCACTTATGCAAGGACCACTCTAGAATGGCATTTGCTTATTTGCAAGAACTTTGTTATTTGTTTCAGAGTTGATACTATACACCTCTATTCCAAGTGAAAAGATCTAGGTCAAAACTCTATTCTATgtctaataaaaattaaaaaaaaaattgtggttgtTTTCCAAAAAGCTTAGAATTCTTATTTACTTCAATCGAGTTTCATATTTTTACCATTTTCCCAAAGAGGGAGTAATTAAAATAATGTATCAGGAAGTAATTCTTGAGAAAATAGGaagtttatttttaagaatatacAAAATTATTTCTCCAAAGCAAGTACTTGGTTGTCTTCTGCTTATAGGTTTTTGCAGGACATATACAAGTCAAATAGTCAAAAGATCCTTAACCTGAAACAAAAGGTAACCCAACTTGAAGAACAGTGTCAGGAACCTTGCAAAGACACAGTGCAAATTCATGATACTACTGGGAAAGGTAAGTGAAAGATTTACCTTGAGATTGTGTTTGCAAACGCAAATAGACAAAGAAGattgtatgtattaaaatgtatAAGAATACTTTGGAAGGTGTCTAGACATGAAGTCTAAAGATTCCAATTTCTTAGGCTTTTGTGGGGTGGTTAAAAATAGTTTGAAAGGAACGATGATATGGGAAGTCATAAAATACTTTTCTTATGAGATGAATGGTTTGCAACATATTAAAAACTCATCTTCAAGACTGGTACAATCTTGCCTGGAATGTAAAGCACAGTAAAagtttcttcctctccttcagaTTGTCAAGACATTGCAAACAAGGGAGCCAAAGAGAGTGGGCTTTACTTTATCAAGCCCCTAAAAGCTAAGCAGCAGTTCCTTGTCTACTGTGAAATTGAACCATCTGGAAATGGGTGGACTGTGCTTCAGAAGGTATCCTTTTTCTCATCGTTTGTGTTTAGTAAACACCCAATTAGTTTCTGCCACATACAAGACTCTTTTTTAAGCACCTGTAAACACTAATTCATTTAGCCCTTCACAACATCCCTATGAGGTAGCAACTATTATTACCCTGTTTACggttggggaaactgagacacaaaaggttaagtaacttgtccagggtAACATAACTAATAAGTAACAGAGTCAGGATAAAGGCCCCCAGAGGATAGAGTTGTGCTGCTCTGAGACTAGGAAGCCCTGTTGCCTCTGCCGACCTCTGGCGCCCACTGTGGATCCTGGATTCCAACACAATCACGACTATACTGCAGGGGGCTGTCAGGGAAGGAGTGAGTGGTGGAAGGACTGGCTGACCATTCTACCATCAGTACAAGAGTCAGCAATAATCAAGCTTGAGCCTGAAGTCATCTCTAATCCAATCCAAGCCCAtcaccatcaagccaattccgactcatagcgaccctatagggcaaagcagaactgccccataaggtttccaaggagcagctggtgaattctagtgccaaccttttggttagcccaactcttaagcactgcaccaccagggcccctgaagTCCTCTAGGTGTCTTTAAAACTACCATGGACCAGGCATTCTTTTAAGTATTTCTCTTACCTTGTCTTACGTAATGCTGACAGCAACACTAAGAAGTAAACATCATagctcacagatgaggaaactgaagcagctTGCCCATATTTTCATACCCTCCATATTTTCAACAGAATGTTTATAATGTTTTGTTTATGTGCACTGACaatccttttctctccttttcccgTGCAACTGTATAATtagagacttgatggcagtgaggatTTCAAGAAAAATTGGGTTCAATATAAAGAAGGGTTTGGACATCTGTCTCCTACTGGCACCACGGAGTTTTGGCTGGGCAATGAGAAGATTCATTTGATCAGTGTACAGTCTACAATTCCATATGCATTAAGAGTGGAATTAGAGGACTGGAATGGCAAAACCAGGTATTATTTAGAAAGGACTTCTAACTTTTCATTGTAGAATGGGATGTGCATTTTCCAACCATCAATAGACCAATGGCAAAGACAGCCTGGAAGTTGCAAAGAGCACATCCAGCCAAGTTCCCCGGGAGCCAGTTTGGTTACTGGGCAATCCCAAAGAGGCAGGTTCTATCCAGCATGGATCTGAGTGTTTCGGTATCATCTACTGGTCTGAGCTCACTCAAGAACCATTCAGAATAATGGCTAGCATTTACTGAACTTTTAATATGTACCAGAAACTGAGCATGGAATTCTAATCTAATCTATACCAAATAACTATTTTATGAGGCAAGTCCTATTaataatcccattttacagaataaTTTGCTCACGGTCACATTGCCATTAAATGGTAGAGGTGGGGTTTGAACTCAGGGAGTTTGACTCCAGAACCCATCCTTTTTACCACTGTCTTAACTGAAAAGCTAATCCAGGCTCTTCACATTTCCCTGTGCCGTAATGTCCAGTCATTCAGTCAAATCCATGAGGATCTTAAAATTAAATCAGCTAATTGTTGGGATAGAGCCCCCTTTATACTCAGAGCTaattaaaatgaaggaaaattgtCAATCCTTTTGTTATGTCTAcagaataataatttaaaaaattctctaaataggtatctttttttttttagggggcagATCTTTTTTTCTGTTAGAATGTCTCCCATTTCTCAAATGCTGGAGATTAAGAAAGAAGTTAAACATTTTTTGGAAATCTCTGGTCATGTGCCAAGACCCATTGTTCTCTCTATTCTATAGAATACTGACCCTCTTTCACAAATTTTTCTAGGGGAGAATCTCATTTGAAGTCTCATAGTTCATGTTTTGTGGGCCAGACAGGGACCGCTTCTTTTCTGTGATATTCTTGGAGGCCCTTTTTCTGTAACACTAGCTTGGGAAAGAAGAATCCCTTCAGGACTCCACCGTTCAGGTGATATGAGTGGCTAATGGTGCTGTAGCTCCTTCCGACTTGGTGCATTTATTAATGGTCACTTACTGTCAGGTAATTGCCCCAGTCTTTGAAAACTGTGTGCACAATGCTAAACATTTAAGTGAAAGTGGAAAATGTGTAATTTATCATGTTCACCCAAACACCATGGTTTGATATTCGGATCTTGTAGGCAAAAAATATTCAAATGGGTaaagttttcagttttctttgggCTATGCTCTGAAATCTAAACCCATCCTGGGCTTTGGTTAGCTGTAAACTGGTTCGCAcatccattgtctcttcccagatTTTCAGAAAACCCCACTCACTGAGCACTTTCAGCCGTGAGAAACAAAGTTAGAGACTTCGAACAACTGTCCTATGGAAAAAGGACCTTCTCAGATCCTTGATGAGGCTGAGGAAATGTCTGTTCCCTTCTTTACAGTACTGCAGACTATGCCATGTTCAAGGTGGGGCCTGAAAGTGACAAATACCGCCTGACGTATGCGTACTTCATTGGTGGAGATGCCGGAGATGCCTTTGATGGCTATGATTTTGGCGATGATCCTAGCGACAAGTTTTTCACATCCCACAATGGCATGCAGTTCAGTACCTGGGACAATGACAATGACAAGTTTGATGGCAACTGTGCTGAACAGGATGGATCTGGTTGGTGGATGAACAAGTGCCATGCTGGCCACCTCAATGGAGTTTATTACCAAGGTATGACTGTCTTTCTTGGATTTCTGAATTAGTATATAATTTATGTTTTTGCAAAAGGTAATAagtagatacaaagaaataaataattagtaaagataatttttttttaaagatatcagAGCTTTCACCATACGGTTCTTTATTTGAAACCAGCCATGATATACCAAGCTTATATCTAAAATCGGTCCCTCTATGAGAAACCCATCTTCTGAAAAATATCCTATGGTTTGCCATCGTGCCTGAAACTACCACTGTAGGATTGGTACATTGGATTATGATATCACCTTCAGACATAACATGTATATTAATTGGACGGACTAACATTACCACATTAATGCTTGTAAACATAGGAGGCTGCCTCAGCTTCCCATAAGCTACACATCAGATACAACCAGTGATCAGGTGTTGGGAAATGTAAAGAGTAGGGAAGTTCTGGTAAGGACAAAGGTGCGTTAAAGTTTGAGAGAAGAATCCAGCCAGGGGAGTGTAGTCATGTATTTTAAGGTGAGAGCGGTCAGTCTATAGTTTGCTAAAGTGGTTGTGAAGACTGGTTTTAGTTACCATCCAACAGTTACATGTGAGAGGCTTTACTGATACTAAAGGATCCATTAAGCATCATATAATATGGCTACCCCATCTCATCTACTGATAAGCAGCCTTTCCCTCTCAGGGCCATGCCCTAGCCAATAGTCAACTTGGGATCCTGTTAAAGGCTATTTATATTTGGGTCTTCAAACttgtttcacttatttatttttttagaagcCTGGCTTACCTTTCCATCTGCAAACCCCGCAATTACAAGAAGCTCTCAGAGAAGGTGCTTAATCCCTCTGTCCCAGGATAGCCATGCTGATAGCCTCTGGTACATTCTGGTATTGGAGACAGATAACTCTTACAAAATTACTTGAGCTATGGTGCTCAGTGACTAGGAGAAGGCAAattaacctaaacttcattttAATAGAGATTTAAAGTAAAATCCCAAACCATTTTTCTAAAATCCCTCCTACTTGTTCCAATTCTCTGGTAAAATGGTGTTTTCAGCTAAATTGTGATCATCTGAATAGGAATTTTGTAGTTCCTACCCTTCTGGCCTGCCTGAGGAAAGGTGACCCACAATTGCTGAGTCCAGGATGGCTAAGCTTAGCGAGGCTATTCGGATACCTTTGGAGCTCTAGCCCTGTTACTAGtgaacaaaattatagaaatgaccATGAAGCACAACATAGATATAAGGTGTTGTT
This genomic interval carries:
- the FGG gene encoding fibrinogen gamma chain, producing the protein MSLSLHPRSLILCFYALSLLSPTCLAYVATKDNCCILDERFGSYCPTMCGIADFLSSYQTSVDKDLQSLEDILHQVENRTSEAKELIKSIQISYTPEEPSKPSAIQRATHNAKKMLEEIVKYEALILTHESSIRFLQDIYKSNSQKILNLKQKVTQLEEQCQEPCKDTVQIHDTTGKDCQDIANKGAKESGLYFIKPLKAKQQFLVYCEIEPSGNGWTVLQKRLDGSEDFKKNWVQYKEGFGHLSPTGTTEFWLGNEKIHLISVQSTIPYALRVELEDWNGKTSTADYAMFKVGPESDKYRLTYAYFIGGDAGDAFDGYDFGDDPSDKFFTSHNGMQFSTWDNDNDKFDGNCAEQDGSGWWMNKCHAGHLNGVYYQGGTYSKASTPNGYDNGIIWATWKSRWYSMKKTTMKIIPFNRLNIGDGQQFQLGGAKKVGDEHNVEIEYD